The following are encoded together in the Deinococcus yavapaiensis KR-236 genome:
- a CDS encoding ParA family protein, with the protein MKLLAIVNGKGGVGKTTTAVNMATALARRGLKPLLVDTDPQASASWWVERGPDAFPFDIASETNPSLLGRLREIGGYDVAVIDTQPALASDTLNTVVRLADFVIVPTPPAAMDLSVVIETVRRAIQPTGVPYRVMLTRVDPRALNEALEALSTLTDINVPAFHAFVRAYKAHERAALDGVPIHAYRGANAKEGARDYDRIAEEVTREW; encoded by the coding sequence ATGAAGTTGCTCGCCATCGTGAACGGCAAAGGCGGCGTTGGCAAGACGACCACCGCGGTCAACATGGCCACCGCGCTCGCCCGCCGAGGCCTCAAGCCCTTGCTCGTCGACACCGATCCTCAAGCCAGCGCCTCGTGGTGGGTCGAACGCGGCCCCGACGCGTTTCCATTCGACATCGCCAGCGAAACCAACCCCAGCCTCCTCGGTCGACTGCGAGAAATCGGCGGGTACGACGTCGCCGTGATCGACACGCAACCCGCGCTCGCCAGCGACACCCTCAACACCGTCGTTCGCCTCGCGGACTTCGTGATCGTTCCCACGCCGCCCGCCGCGATGGACCTCAGCGTCGTCATCGAAACCGTGCGGCGCGCCATTCAACCGACGGGCGTTCCGTACCGCGTGATGCTCACCCGCGTCGATCCTCGCGCGCTCAACGAAGCGCTCGAAGCGCTCAGCACGCTGACGGACATCAACGTTCCGGCGTTTCACGCGTTCGTTCGTGCCTACAAAGCGCACGAACGCGCCGCGCTCGACGGCGTGCCGATTCACGCGTACCGCGGCGCGAACGCCAAGGAAGGCGCGCGTGATTACGACCGGATCGCCGAGGAGGTGACGCGCGAATGGTGA
- a CDS encoding vWA domain-containing protein: MTQPRVEFLPLTSALKHGEAHDLTLLVRVHPSPAPSVDGERPPLNLALVLDRSGSMSGRPLEMAKEAAIAAIRQCQATDRVSVVAFGSQVDVVVPSQPVLDAERLAGIVRSLGTGGMTALHAGWLEGATQVATHLRASALNRVILLSDGQANVGLTDRTEIAAHVKGLTAKGVSTTTMGFGPHYDENLLLSMADAGDGNFEHVEDPTRLPTFFEEELQGLTRTTGRTVSLGLEPNPEYGVTVTDVLNVLPRNEFDRLMLPNLIDGRSIDVLVTLHVPHAATRLLGRVGVTRVRLAWTDTHGVRHAMRAQLDLDVVTPEQFEDVTQSPEVLQARAVLQASRAKRDAIDAMDRGDRVGVQGSLRQARDFLASAPMPSPALLAEQRDVEELKTTYDSGEEAVARKRALSQSHNSARSKPRR; encoded by the coding sequence ATGACGCAACCCCGAGTCGAGTTCCTGCCCCTCACGTCCGCCCTCAAGCACGGTGAAGCCCACGACCTCACCCTGCTCGTCCGCGTCCACCCTTCACCCGCGCCAAGCGTCGACGGCGAACGCCCGCCGCTCAACCTCGCGCTCGTCCTCGACCGCAGCGGCTCCATGAGCGGCCGACCGCTCGAAATGGCCAAGGAAGCCGCCATCGCCGCCATTCGACAGTGCCAAGCGACCGACCGGGTGAGCGTCGTCGCGTTCGGCAGCCAAGTCGACGTCGTCGTGCCTTCACAACCCGTCCTCGACGCCGAACGCCTCGCGGGTATCGTGCGCTCCCTCGGCACGGGCGGCATGACAGCCTTACACGCCGGCTGGCTCGAAGGCGCCACGCAAGTCGCCACGCACCTCCGCGCAAGCGCGCTCAACCGCGTGATCCTGCTCAGCGACGGGCAAGCGAACGTCGGCCTCACCGACCGCACTGAAATCGCCGCGCACGTCAAGGGCCTCACCGCGAAGGGCGTCAGCACCACCACCATGGGCTTCGGTCCACACTACGACGAAAACCTCCTGCTGAGCATGGCCGACGCGGGCGACGGCAACTTCGAGCACGTCGAAGACCCCACGCGCCTCCCGACGTTCTTCGAGGAGGAACTGCAAGGCCTCACACGCACCACCGGCCGCACGGTCAGCCTCGGCTTGGAGCCGAACCCCGAGTACGGCGTCACCGTCACCGACGTCCTCAACGTCTTGCCACGCAACGAGTTCGACCGCCTGATGCTTCCGAACCTCATCGACGGCCGTTCCATCGACGTGCTCGTGACGTTGCACGTGCCGCACGCGGCGACCCGACTGCTCGGTCGAGTCGGCGTGACGCGCGTGCGCCTCGCGTGGACCGACACGCACGGCGTGCGGCACGCGATGCGCGCGCAACTCGACCTCGACGTCGTGACGCCCGAGCAGTTCGAGGACGTGACGCAAAGCCCGGAGGTGCTGCAAGCGAGGGCGGTGCTGCAAGCGAGTCGCGCCAAGCGCGACGCGATCGACGCGATGGACCGAGGCGACCGGGTGGGCGTCCAAGGCAGCCTCCGGCAAGCCCGAGACTTCCTGGCGAGCGCCCCCATGCCGTCGCCGGCGTTGCTGGCGGAACAGCGGGACGTCGAGGAGTTGAAAACCACGTACGATTCGGGCGAGGAAGCCGTGGCGCGCAAACGCGCTCTGAGTCAGTCGCATAACAGCGCGCGCAGCAAACCCCGGCGATAA
- a CDS encoding replication initiator protein A, producing the protein MSGETKPKGKTLARASRSAPRLDEVNVGRLGLVSIHERIPADYTEWEVDLEIAGRAAKLRCEALPKYGVPHGLDNDITVALINLYVEAGAPETREFATTAYRVLQRAGLRHSGQYYAALAESLQRLKTTTYSASDSWFDQKRRWVTAQFNYIEALEYSSDDDELSLSQGSLLKIRLAEPITASIRAKYLKPLDETLLARLHGTQARALYRLLDARRRDPTDLTRVLDAFTTDLRVWAQECKISDLKPARIKRTLETPHRQLVEEHYLASVEYGGTRTRPTITYTFADPARQEASSPLGAVTSTAGTDASLVKALRKYGMTAPVARQLITKYGEHHVTERLRKFVMMLASGYQAKNPAGLLYDVIRAEEGQYADPPGFTAHARSTRVVDSSGSRSTSPEDNEVQAEQEQARLRALPIEARVDHVVRLLQMLLHRELSTSDFARLHAKLFDIDDQITFGQRAVGLVAQKRKADLLDELRAILEG; encoded by the coding sequence GTGAGCGGCGAAACGAAACCCAAAGGCAAGACGCTCGCGCGCGCCTCCCGCAGCGCGCCACGCTTGGACGAAGTGAACGTCGGTCGGCTCGGCCTCGTCAGCATTCACGAACGCATCCCCGCCGATTACACCGAATGGGAAGTCGACCTTGAAATCGCCGGTCGCGCCGCGAAACTGCGCTGCGAAGCCTTACCGAAGTACGGCGTTCCACACGGCCTCGACAACGACATCACAGTCGCACTCATCAACTTGTACGTCGAAGCGGGCGCACCTGAAACACGTGAGTTCGCAACCACCGCGTACCGAGTGTTGCAACGCGCCGGGCTGAGGCACAGCGGACAGTATTACGCCGCCCTCGCGGAAAGCTTGCAACGCCTGAAAACAACCACGTACTCCGCAAGCGACTCGTGGTTCGATCAAAAGCGTCGCTGGGTCACCGCGCAATTCAATTACATCGAAGCGCTCGAGTACAGCAGCGACGACGACGAATTGTCCTTATCGCAAGGAAGCCTGCTCAAAATTCGCCTTGCGGAACCAATCACCGCGTCCATTCGCGCGAAGTACCTCAAACCCCTCGATGAAACGCTGCTCGCGCGCCTGCACGGCACGCAAGCACGCGCGCTGTACCGCCTGCTCGACGCGCGACGACGCGACCCGACGGACCTCACGCGGGTCCTCGACGCGTTCACCACCGATTTACGCGTGTGGGCGCAAGAATGCAAGATTTCCGACTTGAAACCCGCGCGCATCAAACGCACCCTTGAAACGCCCCACCGACAGCTCGTCGAAGAGCACTACCTCGCGAGCGTCGAGTACGGCGGAACGCGAACGCGGCCGACCATCACGTACACGTTCGCGGACCCGGCACGGCAAGAAGCTTCTTCGCCACTTGGCGCGGTCACCTCGACCGCGGGCACGGACGCGTCGCTCGTCAAGGCGCTGCGCAAGTACGGCATGACCGCTCCGGTCGCACGGCAATTGATCACGAAGTACGGCGAGCACCACGTGACCGAGCGTCTACGCAAATTCGTGATGATGCTGGCGAGCGGTTATCAAGCGAAAAACCCGGCGGGGTTGCTGTACGACGTCATTCGTGCCGAAGAAGGGCAGTATGCCGATCCTCCGGGTTTCACCGCTCACGCGAGGTCGACGCGCGTCGTGGACTCGAGCGGTTCACGTTCAACCTCTCCGGAAGACAACGAGGTGCAAGCCGAGCAGGAACAGGCGCGGTTACGTGCTTTACCGATCGAGGCGCGCGTCGATCACGTCGTGCGGTTGCTGCAGATGCTGCTGCACCGTGAGCTCAGCACCAGCGACTTCGCGCGGTTGCACGCGAAGCTCTTCGACATCGACGATCAAATCACCTTCGGGCAACGCGCGGTGGGCCTGGTGGCGCAAAAGCGCAAAGCCGACCTCCTCGACGAATTACGCGCGATCCTCGAAGGTTGA
- a CDS encoding beta-glucosidase, translated as MNAPHLSWPADAHVNDRVERLLAVFTLEDKVKLVSGQFIQENAETIKALPGNVPRFYLADGPAGIRRSASSPGEGRATALPAPIALAATWNSELAARYGDVLGAEAAASGHNVLLGPAVDIARTPLGGRTFESFGEEPLLHARLVVEEVRAVQRHGVQASLKHFILNNQELARNSVDVRVGERALREVYLPPFEAAIRHGSVASIMASYNRVNAEFMCENTRLLTNVLRGEFGFRGWVVSDFGANHATSASANAGLDWELTFAPKWRDALLTAVRTGEVHEETLDEMVRRILRPTVGLGARPPRVDLDALHGDAHAAVALDVARESIVLLKNEALLPLDQRALRRVAVLGVDAHTVAAGGGSAFVRPLRVTSVVSALRNRLGPNVEVTFAGIGDPIGPGALLPGPDAVPSSVVTPPGRSNERGFHAQYWSNATFDGPPLDTRVDPTVELNRGFFDFPDFADPDAPQAPLSPEVGVHLSARWTGILTVPSSGAYTFTLTCVGSGRVTWNGSVLIDAPGARPRGSVSEHPWDGSGAPTFDATVPLTAGETHEVIVEYAADAPEQFFLYGAQVRFGWTTPEGTLTPAWQEAANLARAADVAVVVARTFESEAMDRPHLRLPSGQENLIRAVANANSRTIVVLMTGGPIVTARWAERVPAILEAWFGGQEQGCAVADVLLGDVNPSGRLPLTFPAHEASTPLNTAEQYPGVSGHVTYTEALNVGYRGYDALKLEPAYAFGFGLSYTTFSYANLTLTRDETDDLTPIDVAFDLSNTGTRDGTDVAQVYLSLPEEAAAPPKKLVGWARVALRAGETRRVTVTLDPTSTERPWSYWCARRGTWAIAPGTYGVLIGASSRDTRLDGTFKVSISAASSVADALKRTRA; from the coding sequence GTGAACGCGCCCCACCTTTCCTGGCCGGCGGACGCGCACGTGAACGACCGCGTCGAACGCCTCCTCGCGGTGTTCACCCTCGAGGACAAAGTGAAGCTCGTCAGCGGGCAGTTCATTCAGGAGAACGCGGAAACGATCAAGGCGCTGCCGGGAAACGTGCCGCGGTTCTACCTCGCCGACGGTCCCGCCGGCATCCGCCGAAGCGCCAGCAGCCCGGGCGAGGGACGCGCGACGGCGCTGCCCGCCCCGATCGCGCTCGCCGCGACGTGGAACTCCGAGCTCGCCGCGCGGTACGGAGATGTTCTCGGCGCGGAAGCCGCCGCGAGTGGGCACAACGTCTTGCTTGGCCCGGCCGTGGACATCGCCCGCACGCCCCTCGGCGGGCGCACCTTCGAATCATTCGGTGAAGAGCCTTTGCTGCACGCGCGCCTCGTCGTGGAGGAAGTGCGCGCCGTGCAACGGCACGGCGTGCAAGCGAGCTTGAAGCACTTCATCCTGAACAACCAGGAACTCGCGCGCAACAGCGTCGACGTGCGCGTGGGTGAACGCGCCCTGCGTGAAGTGTACCTGCCGCCCTTCGAGGCGGCCATACGGCACGGCTCGGTCGCGTCGATTATGGCGTCGTACAACCGTGTGAACGCCGAGTTCATGTGCGAAAACACGCGCTTGCTCACGAACGTGCTGCGCGGTGAATTCGGTTTTCGCGGCTGGGTCGTGAGTGACTTCGGCGCGAACCACGCGACGAGCGCTTCAGCGAACGCCGGCCTCGACTGGGAGCTCACGTTCGCGCCCAAGTGGCGCGACGCCTTGCTGACAGCCGTGCGCACGGGCGAAGTCCACGAGGAGACCCTCGACGAAATGGTGCGTCGCATCCTGCGGCCCACGGTGGGGCTGGGTGCGCGCCCACCGCGCGTGGACCTCGATGCGCTTCACGGTGACGCGCACGCAGCGGTCGCGCTCGACGTCGCGCGGGAAAGCATCGTGCTGCTGAAAAACGAGGCGCTGCTGCCGCTCGACCAACGCGCCCTTCGGCGTGTCGCCGTACTCGGCGTGGACGCACACACCGTCGCCGCCGGTGGTGGCAGCGCCTTCGTGCGACCCTTGCGGGTCACGAGCGTTGTGAGCGCGTTGCGCAATCGCTTGGGCCCGAACGTCGAGGTGACCTTCGCAGGCATCGGCGACCCGATCGGACCGGGCGCGCTCCTGCCCGGTCCGGACGCCGTGCCGTCCAGCGTCGTCACGCCGCCCGGCCGGTCGAACGAGCGCGGCTTCCACGCGCAGTATTGGAGCAACGCCACCTTCGACGGACCGCCGCTCGACACGCGCGTCGACCCGACGGTCGAACTCAACCGCGGCTTCTTCGACTTTCCGGACTTCGCCGATCCGGACGCGCCGCAAGCGCCGCTTTCCCCGGAAGTCGGCGTGCACCTGTCCGCGCGCTGGACAGGCATCCTGACCGTGCCCTCGAGCGGCGCGTACACCTTCACCCTCACGTGCGTCGGATCCGGGCGGGTCACGTGGAACGGAAGCGTCCTCATCGACGCGCCCGGCGCTCGCCCGCGCGGCAGCGTGTCCGAGCATCCTTGGGACGGTTCGGGCGCCCCCACGTTCGACGCGACCGTGCCGCTCACGGCCGGAGAGACGCACGAGGTCATCGTGGAGTACGCGGCCGACGCTCCCGAGCAGTTCTTTTTGTACGGAGCGCAAGTCCGCTTCGGCTGGACGACCCCCGAAGGGACCCTCACGCCCGCGTGGCAGGAAGCCGCGAACCTCGCGCGGGCGGCTGACGTGGCCGTGGTCGTGGCGCGCACCTTCGAAAGCGAAGCGATGGACCGACCGCACCTGCGCTTGCCAAGCGGGCAGGAGAACCTCATTCGCGCGGTTGCGAACGCCAATTCGCGCACGATCGTCGTGCTGATGACCGGCGGTCCGATCGTGACCGCGCGATGGGCCGAACGTGTGCCCGCGATTCTCGAAGCGTGGTTCGGCGGGCAAGAGCAAGGTTGCGCGGTCGCGGACGTCCTGCTCGGCGACGTGAATCCGTCCGGGCGGCTGCCCCTCACCTTCCCGGCACACGAAGCGAGCACGCCGCTCAACACGGCCGAGCAGTACCCCGGGGTGAGCGGCCACGTGACGTACACGGAAGCGTTGAACGTCGGGTACCGCGGGTACGACGCGCTGAAACTCGAGCCGGCGTACGCCTTCGGCTTCGGCTTGTCGTACACGACCTTCTCGTACGCCAACCTCACCTTGACGCGCGACGAAACAGACGACCTCACGCCGATCGACGTGGCGTTCGACCTTTCAAACACGGGAACGCGTGACGGCACCGACGTCGCGCAAGTGTACCTGAGCTTGCCTGAAGAAGCCGCGGCGCCCCCGAAGAAACTCGTCGGTTGGGCGCGCGTCGCGCTGCGCGCCGGCGAAACGCGGCGTGTCACCGTCACGCTCGATCCAACGTCCACGGAGCGGCCCTGGTCGTACTGGTGTGCGCGCCGCGGCACCTGGGCGATCGCGCCGGGCACGTACGGCGTGCTGATCGGCGCGTCCTCGCGCGACACGCGCCTCGACGGGACTTTCAAGGTGAGCATCTCCGCCGCGTCGTCCGTCGCTGACGCGCTCAAGCGTACGCGCGCATGA
- a CDS encoding S41 family peptidase → MPAVRDFARTMPGAIYEDATTVRARERGPACIGVGVPSDANALATHGLSSVQLGSPAYKAGVRVGDVIERVDAQAVQGRTPLELLSALCGADGSTVTLQVRRGERQFDVTVARRVPVSDPFTSVLLPNDVGYIGVRTSASKLGGLPFELGVEIDRLQRQGARRFILDGHGNASLSVENGAALADVFLRAGLLLRMYDVNGERKPSPSQAHNGMYDVDAPLVVLVNESTAYGGEVLAAALQAYGRARVVGARTSGNGVLFFPFRTPQGGVLSVPVRAWFTPSDRSVHGVGVTPDVVAPSDSGVFPDQPNVSLDASVAAALALLARTSGQQAACAPAQGHKQLVAPA, encoded by the coding sequence GTGCCGGCCGTGCGTGACTTCGCGCGCACCATGCCTGGCGCGATATACGAAGACGCGACAACGGTGCGCGCCCGGGAGCGCGGCCCTGCCTGTATCGGCGTGGGTGTTCCAAGTGACGCGAACGCGTTGGCCACGCACGGGTTGAGCAGCGTGCAACTGGGGAGCCCCGCGTACAAGGCAGGCGTACGCGTCGGGGACGTGATTGAACGCGTGGACGCTCAAGCTGTTCAGGGACGCACGCCTCTGGAGTTGCTTTCGGCGTTGTGCGGCGCGGACGGCTCTACAGTCACCCTTCAAGTGCGGCGAGGTGAGCGACAGTTCGACGTGACCGTAGCGCGGCGCGTGCCCGTCAGCGATCCATTCACAAGCGTGTTGTTGCCGAACGACGTCGGGTACATCGGCGTGCGCACCTCCGCGTCGAAGCTGGGCGGTTTGCCATTCGAGTTGGGCGTGGAAATCGACCGGTTGCAACGCCAAGGCGCGCGTCGGTTCATCTTGGATGGGCATGGCAACGCCTCGCTTTCCGTGGAGAACGGCGCGGCCCTGGCAGACGTCTTTCTACGCGCGGGGCTGCTTTTGAGGATGTACGACGTGAACGGCGAACGAAAGCCGTCGCCAAGCCAGGCGCACAACGGGATGTACGATGTGGACGCGCCGTTGGTGGTGCTCGTCAACGAATCCACGGCGTACGGCGGTGAAGTGTTGGCGGCCGCGCTGCAAGCGTACGGACGTGCACGCGTGGTAGGTGCGCGCACGAGCGGGAATGGCGTGTTGTTCTTTCCGTTTCGCACGCCGCAGGGTGGTGTGTTGAGTGTACCTGTGCGCGCGTGGTTCACGCCGAGCGACCGCAGCGTGCACGGGGTGGGGGTGACACCGGACGTGGTCGCGCCGAGCGATTCAGGCGTGTTTCCCGATCAGCCTAACGTCTCTCTGGACGCGTCGGTGGCGGCCGCGTTGGCGCTGCTTGCCCGCACGAGTGGTCAGCAAGCTGCTTGTGCCCCTGCTCAAGGGCACAAGCAGCTTGTCGCGCCAGCTTAG
- a CDS encoding restriction endonuclease: MLTLWPVLIKFVVESVARCSEGEGAQGRGSAAIVYIPIALDFLATARNPHRKTHANHDTRTNSSRAFAPGRSDHVKFCLRNQGQFRPPKVACNPCAPPAATTSASRSFTDAAEAVLRAFGNGQPMHYRDITNVALREGLLVSHGKTPDATMSAQIYVENDRRGKRGETLRFLRDGALIRLADSAASEVKPQDANSAALHDELLACLRVMDPKHFEVLVGRLLAAMGFVQVQNTPYANDAGVDVRAELTTELIAPLRIAMQVKRHAANIRRPDVQNLRGSLHVHERGVFITSGSYSKGAREEAMRDSAAPITLLIGKDLVGLLIEHRVGVTQVNGVLQVSADSLAPTT; this comes from the coding sequence GTGCTCACGCTGTGGCCCGTGCTGATCAAGTTCGTGGTTGAAAGCGTGGCGCGTTGTTCGGAAGGAGAAGGAGCGCAGGGGAGAGGATCAGCTGCAATTGTATATATTCCCATCGCGCTCGACTTCCTCGCCACTGCAAGAAACCCGCATCGAAAAACACACGCCAATCACGACACTCGAACCAATTCGAGCCGAGCGTTCGCGCCTGGCCGGTCAGATCACGTCAAGTTTTGCCTGCGAAACCAAGGGCAGTTCCGACCACCCAAGGTTGCTTGTAACCCTTGCGCGCCCCCCGCCGCGACCACGTCCGCCAGTCGATCGTTCACGGACGCCGCAGAAGCGGTTCTGCGCGCTTTCGGAAACGGGCAGCCCATGCACTACCGTGACATTACGAACGTCGCGTTGCGTGAAGGTCTCCTCGTGTCACATGGCAAAACGCCCGACGCAACGATGTCTGCGCAGATCTACGTGGAGAACGACCGCCGCGGCAAGCGCGGGGAAACACTGCGGTTTCTACGAGACGGGGCGCTCATCCGCTTGGCCGACTCGGCGGCCAGCGAAGTGAAGCCGCAGGACGCGAACAGCGCCGCCTTGCACGACGAGTTGCTCGCGTGTCTTCGCGTGATGGACCCGAAGCACTTCGAGGTGCTCGTCGGGCGGCTCCTCGCGGCAATGGGCTTCGTGCAAGTGCAGAACACTCCTTACGCCAACGACGCGGGCGTCGACGTACGCGCGGAACTCACCACGGAGTTGATCGCGCCTCTGCGTATCGCCATGCAAGTGAAGCGGCACGCAGCGAACATCCGCCGTCCTGACGTGCAGAACCTTCGTGGCAGCTTGCACGTACACGAACGTGGCGTGTTCATCACGAGCGGCAGTTACTCGAAAGGCGCACGCGAGGAAGCCATGCGTGACAGCGCCGCGCCGATCACGCTGCTGATCGGCAAGGACCTCGTGGGCTTGCTGATCGAGCACCGCGTGGGCGTCACTCAAGTGAACGGTGTGCTGCAAGTGTCAGCGGACTCGCTTGCACCGACCACCTAA
- a CDS encoding tyrosine-type recombinase/integrase, translating into MWLRTLEASGKCTSTLRVYLAGTRALYRALRWAQAVRVDPFVDARPRKDATAAWDKRAPYPEEDVRRLLAYGDVEMRALVLLGAHGKLRASEIVRLTWGDVDGECRALRVVGKGGKVRVVSVTGSLRDALRALKREASEVLVIGRSPEAARMRLKRVCRRAGVTYRGLHALRHSVGTRIVRAGLSLQHVARHLGHVSVATAEVYAKWVDDALTLELERW; encoded by the coding sequence TTGTGGTTGCGGACGTTGGAGGCGAGCGGCAAGTGCACGTCGACGCTTCGCGTGTACTTGGCGGGTACGCGCGCGTTGTACCGAGCGTTGCGGTGGGCGCAGGCGGTGCGCGTCGATCCGTTTGTTGACGCGCGTCCGCGGAAGGATGCGACGGCGGCGTGGGACAAGCGCGCGCCTTACCCGGAGGAGGACGTGCGGCGTTTGCTGGCGTACGGGGACGTGGAGATGCGGGCGCTTGTGCTGCTTGGCGCGCATGGCAAGTTGCGCGCTTCGGAGATCGTGCGGTTGACGTGGGGAGATGTTGACGGGGAGTGTCGCGCGTTGCGTGTGGTGGGAAAGGGCGGCAAGGTGCGTGTGGTGAGCGTGACGGGAAGTTTGCGTGACGCGTTGCGCGCGTTGAAGCGTGAGGCGTCGGAGGTGTTGGTGATCGGGCGTTCGCCGGAAGCGGCGCGAATGCGGCTCAAGCGTGTGTGCCGCCGGGCAGGCGTGACGTACCGTGGGTTGCATGCGTTGCGGCATTCGGTGGGCACGCGGATTGTGCGTGCGGGGTTGAGTTTGCAGCATGTGGCGCGTCATTTGGGGCACGTGTCGGTGGCGACGGCGGAGGTGTACGCGAAGTGGGTGGATGACGCGTTGACGCTGGAACTTGAGCGTTGGTGA
- a CDS encoding S24/S26 family peptidase produces the protein MPVEVPAATAVVTAVTVGFVAGGGEHAGDGSDDAIRHGDYVLVATQDLTTVYGAVYAFSCSNGATIVKRLGLYRGNRALLSDNPKHKPITRYGLEGIVMLGRVYGVYVAPGQVRWV, from the coding sequence GTGCCCGTCGAGGTGCCCGCGGCCACCGCAGTCGTCACAGCGGTCACGGTTGGCTTCGTGGCGGGCGGCGGCGAGCATGCGGGAGATGGCAGCGACGACGCCATTCGTCATGGAGATTACGTCCTTGTCGCCACACAAGACTTGACGACGGTATACGGAGCCGTCTACGCCTTTTCCTGCTCGAACGGCGCCACGATCGTCAAGCGCCTCGGTTTGTATCGCGGCAATAGAGCGTTGCTTTCGGACAACCCGAAGCACAAGCCGATAACCCGCTACGGCCTCGAGGGAATTGTGATGCTCGGACGGGTGTATGGCGTGTACGTCGCGCCTGGGCAAGTGCGCTGGGTTTGA
- a CDS encoding phage integrase N-terminal SAM-like domain-containing protein, translated as MDATTHLPEHLRRALTRSDIESFLHLLDDHTPGTPGSTTRKNYTSSWRRHLRWTQREQRSILNATRHDTNAYLELLTREHEHAPATIRNHITRLRTLYDVLHQIGAHPGPNPVGQRPLPPHHPEDYRHVYTNAELDLLLTHANPAGRALLLLGAHAGLTGPQVVTLRWPHVDWTQRRLHLDKHDVPLEDDLARALHAHAVEQGHGDLFPTDTLIFNLRNDHELRAFIYRLCDRANVTYKAWRALRAHAGLRLLQASNDPAFVAQHLGVHTLKAIAPLIKLAERNATSPREPSAS; from the coding sequence GTGGACGCCACCACCCACCTGCCCGAACACCTCCGCCGCGCCCTCACCCGCAGCGACATCGAAAGCTTCCTGCACCTCCTCGACGACCACACCCCCGGCACCCCCGGCAGCACCACCCGCAAAAACTACACCTCAAGTTGGCGACGACACCTCCGCTGGACGCAACGCGAACAACGATCCATCCTGAACGCCACGCGCCACGACACGAACGCCTACCTCGAACTCCTCACGCGCGAACACGAACACGCGCCCGCCACCATCCGAAACCACATCACACGCCTGCGCACCTTGTACGACGTCCTCCACCAGATCGGCGCCCACCCCGGACCGAACCCAGTCGGACAACGCCCCCTACCCCCCCACCACCCGGAAGATTATCGGCACGTGTACACCAACGCCGAGCTCGACCTCTTGCTCACGCACGCCAACCCCGCCGGCCGCGCCCTCCTCCTCCTCGGCGCCCACGCGGGCCTCACCGGTCCTCAAGTCGTCACGCTGCGCTGGCCACACGTCGACTGGACCCAACGCCGCTTGCATCTCGACAAGCACGACGTGCCCCTCGAAGACGACCTTGCGCGCGCCCTGCACGCGCACGCCGTCGAGCAAGGACACGGCGACCTCTTCCCCACCGACACGCTCATCTTCAACTTGCGCAACGACCACGAGTTACGCGCCTTCATCTACCGACTGTGCGACCGCGCCAACGTCACGTACAAAGCGTGGCGTGCCTTGCGCGCCCACGCCGGACTGCGCCTGCTGCAAGCCAGCAACGACCCAGCGTTCGTCGCGCAGCACCTCGGCGTGCACACCCTCAAAGCCATCGCACCCCTCATCAAACTCGCCGAACGTAACGCAACCTCACCGCGTGAACCAAGCGCTTCGTGA
- a CDS encoding MerR family transcriptional regulator, translating into MSALTVLPDWIGTLEAFVELANDTLPHILPFDKTGRAKDEVNARLVRHYTTQGLLDEPLKSGREARYTRRHLLQLLVLRRLMHEGHGATPLQKILRGRDDDALEALLLGTATLDVQPGNPALEYLQNLRATPPPSALLGIVPRPTPQAPLFESPPDAKPERPERYVRFFVQPGLELHVGPDFQLPKTRTERDRLADALLAALDTLRRTKP; encoded by the coding sequence ATGTCAGCGTTGACCGTGCTGCCCGACTGGATCGGCACCCTCGAAGCGTTCGTGGAGCTCGCGAACGACACCCTTCCGCACATCCTGCCCTTCGACAAAACCGGCCGCGCCAAAGACGAAGTGAACGCCCGCCTCGTGCGCCACTACACCACGCAAGGCCTCCTCGACGAACCCCTCAAGTCCGGGCGGGAAGCGCGCTACACGCGACGCCACCTGCTGCAACTGCTCGTCCTCCGGCGCCTCATGCACGAAGGCCACGGCGCGACCCCACTGCAAAAGATCCTGCGCGGCCGCGACGACGACGCCCTCGAAGCACTGCTGCTCGGCACCGCCACCCTCGACGTGCAACCCGGCAACCCCGCGTTGGAGTACCTGCAGAACTTGCGCGCCACCCCCCCTCCTTCCGCGCTGCTTGGCATCGTTCCACGCCCGACGCCGCAAGCACCGTTGTTCGAATCGCCGCCCGACGCCAAACCCGAACGCCCCGAGCGCTACGTGCGGTTCTTCGTTCAACCTGGCTTGGAACTGCACGTCGGCCCCGACTTCCAACTTCCCAAAACCCGCACCGAACGCGACCGCCTCGCCGACGCCCTGCTCGCCGCGCTCGACACCCTCCGGAGGACCAAGCCATGA